From a region of the Halalkalicoccus subterraneus genome:
- a CDS encoding DNA-directed RNA polymerase subunit K — translation MTTQFSRYEKARILGARALQVSYGAPVLIETDQSEPILIAAEEYDAGALPFTVGRGEA, via the coding sequence ATGACGACCCAGTTCAGCCGCTACGAGAAGGCCCGCATCCTCGGCGCACGGGCGCTGCAGGTGTCGTACGGCGCACCCGTGTTGATCGAGACCGATCAGTCCGAACCGATCCTGATCGCCGCCGAGGAGTACGACGCGGGGGCGCTGCCCTTCACCGTCGGGCGAGGTGAGGCAT